The window CAATAAGGAAATGATAGGGGTAAAGAAATGATAAGTGGCTAAGTGACATTCAGATTAATAAGCCTAAATGACGAGACAGTAAATAAGGACAATggtaaaaacaataaataagaAGGAGATAGAATTCCGGCGGCTCTTGTCCCCTACCCAATCTTACTGGAAAAGTCACTCCACAACGTGTGGCCCTAAGCCTCCATGCCTCCAGGTCCGTCGATGTGTTGAAAACTCTCCCCTCTTTACAATGTCACACGATGTGTGAGCATAGGCACACGTTGTGTGAATTAAAGAAAATCAAACCAGGGACTCAGCAGCATCCAGCCCACATGGCGTGTGTTCTTGGCGAGATGCAATGTGGGGATAAACTCCCACAATTCTTCCTTCGCCTTTCTTCTCACAGGACATGTGGTTCAGGGCACATATCGTGTGGGGCCTTTTTTTGCCTTGGCTCGAATTTTTAGAGAAGATGTCCGCATCATAAACACGTCAACTTCACAATAAAACATTGTATCTTTGGATTTTTGGATTTTGATTTCAAACAATCATAAAGCTGAACTAAATTGAGTGGCAAcaagtagtttgtagttgtttttAATTAGATGGTTTAAGAAATGAAGTTGATTTGATATTTATGTTTAATTGTTGCGTTTTTGTTGAATTTGGGTGTTTGGCCTTATGATGTTTAACATCAATCTAAACACGTTAACTTTAAATGGCAGTTGGAAATACtctaataatttaattaaaaaactgTTGAAAATACTCTAATAACTCCTTAAAGAAAAAATCAATGCTACTTAATATTAATGAAATGCAAATAGAAAAATCAAATTATTGAGATGTTCAATAATCTCCATAGTAATTTTACAATAaaacaatatttattattattattattattttatatgtttgTTATACATTTAAAAATTCTTCCTTTGACCCTGAAAGGTAATTGAATTCAAAGCTTGCCAACCAACCCATTGATGCCGAATTTGAAATTAAATAGAGAAATTTATGATATGAAGCTATAAAATAAATGATCTACCTTCTTTTTGTATAGATTACTGTATTATTTTATTGAGTAGGTCGATTCTTCTTCGTGGATCTATTCAAAATTTGAgtgaatatatttttatttatattcaaTGACTTTGCATGCTCATTTTATAATAACACATAACATAAAATGATACAAGTATAGATTATAGCAAAATGACAACTCAAAGAAGAGAAAACAAGCTACAACCTACAATCGGCCAAATCCAATTGGAAGTAAAAATAATGGAAAAACAGAAAGCAAGCTACCTATAACGTTGGTAGCAAAGAGTAATTTCAGACATTATCATAAGAAAcaagtattttgttttttttattctgTTGCCCTAGTTGCttctaaaaaaattcactttttaCGTAACAAttaaatttgagattaatatttttaaattcaataatatatttaaatttttcttgTACAATTCGTATAATGAAGGTATTACATCCATTTGGGTCTCCAAACTAAAGTTTTAAAGTCAATTAAAATCCTAAActaactaagcaaaaatcatcaattgagtcttcatcttatcctaaaatcagaaactgtgactatttgatatagactgtaattacctatgtgttggttcaaaatgagtttaggTAAAAGATTCTAAAATTGTCCAaccaaatgattttcgatgaggtctcaattgaaatttttgtttagaatggggactcaattgatgatattttgttAGTTCATGGACCtgatcctaattgactttgaagcgtTAGTTTAGGAATCCAAATAAGTATTATGTCTATAATGAATGATCATTCTTAAAACTTTTTTTTCAATTGTATTTCGGTGACCTGAGATAACAACAGTTGTCAGAAAAGGAGGCCGGAGTTCCGACAAACCCTTTCTaatgctaaagtcagtaaatatttgataaaatagTGTATACCTGAACACGTGGTGATGTTTAATTGGTCTTCAGACCATATATTTCCGTTCCCAAATACATGTGAACTTGGAAAGCGTGTCTTTGGAATTCAGCAAGTGTCATCCTAGACGGCTTCCTAAGAGATGTCAAGCAACGGAAGATCAGCCTATGGCCGAAGAGAAGCAGCAAGCCTTAATGAGACTGAGTTCAAAATAATGGCTTTGGGATACAGTTGAAACATATAAACTTAAGGCTCATTCAAACAATACCGTATCAATGAATAACCTAAATTTTATTTAGGTCTAATACATCtccctaaacttacttattttATATCACCGCCTCCCTaaatttgtccataaaagtagataaCTCCTTGAACCCTGCAAGTGTTTCATCCTCTCCATAAACTTGCTTATTATGTAACAACCAAATacaaaacttattaaacctaaattataaaaatacatcttcatctattcgagatgtaattttttattttctcctACCTTTTAaactattataagagttagtgtcaCAAGTTTGAAAGATCGAAAATGATGATCCAGACTTAATAGTATGGtatttgtatttagttgttatagaATAAACAactttagggagctggtgagacgcTTGCAAAGTACATGgagctaatatacttttatagACAAATTTACGGAGTTGCTAATataaaataaacaagtttagagagctggcGAGACAAGAAGCCAATCTACTTTTATAAACAAGTTCAGGCTCGTGATGTATTAGGTGTTTTATCTAAGAGAAGTTAAAAGTGGGTTTATCTATTAAAGCCATTTTGGTGAGCAATAACTCTGATAAACAAATATGGCCTCTCTCCTCCTCTCACTTAGCTTCCCTTCTCCTTCATCTCTGAACAATTATGGTTCTGTAACTTCAAACTATATTTCTCCATTGAAGCTCAACACAAACAAATCTACCAATCGTTTTAAATCAGTAGTCATCAGTTATTTATTCCCCAAATATTCACCAGGTCatccatcatcttcttcatcattcATTCATTAAGTTTTTATCTTCCGAATTGaagttaattttgtttttttactgcTAAATTAAACTTGTGTTGGTGCAGGTTTCATCATCATCTGATAATAACCATAAAAGGAAGAATCAAAGTGAATCATGGGAGGAAGATGAGATGAAAATAGTTAAACAAAAGATGGTTGAAGAAATGATTGAATTAAAAGAACATCTTCGGCAAGCTAATTTAAATCTTGATAATCTTCGAAACCTTTCTTCCTTCTTACAAGATTACAGAGACGACTCTCCTACGCCTGTCCATAAGAAACCACACAATATCACtggattttaatttaatattattgtttttactCTAAAATCagtctattattattatgtgttgtgcttttttttattatgagtAATCAGTTTGTATTGATAATATGATCTCTGTGCATTTAGTTAATGTCAAATCTTATTCTAGagttcttattttattttattttattcaagtatatcaatatgaaaataaaatggaaTAAAACCCTTCACAAATCAAAACTAAAGTTCCTAATAAATTCACAACAAATCACAAAAAGCAAGAACTATCTCATAAATCTAAGCTGCATACAGATAGTTGCAACCAGGGTCAGCTCCAGTATTTTAGAGGCCCTAAACAGGCCGGTCCTGATTTTTTTATGGACCTAGATGAAAAACGAGATAAAGAaactcttaataaaaaaaaattgtacttaaaagtttaaaatagaattttagaCATATTTTAGATCTAAAAGATCATGTTACTTggtcatttaaaaaaattactatatatacagtaaaaaaCAATTTGAGACCATTTTGGCTCAGATCCTAGGCGATCGCACTCATGGTCTATGTTCAGGACCGGCCCCTAAACATTTGAGTCTTTTTATGATTTATTATTCTActagattataatttttattttgaatttgtaaaaatattcagcataaaaaaatttgattggtaCAGATtgttatgtaattaactcaatatgttatactaaaatttttttttattaaatcacgTCATAAAACTCGAATACCGAGCTCATTCCATATAAgcccaaaaaatatatattatttttaaggataaGAAATAATTTGCGGTGGTCCATAACATTTTGCGGTGGTCCATAAATATTCGGACCTTCTTATAAATTGTTGTCCtactaaattataattttcatattaattttgtaaaaatactcaCCATAAAAAATTTGATCGATACAAGTtgttatgtaattaactcataTATAATTAACTCAAAagcatgagtaaattagtgacAATTAATTGTGTCCTAAAATATATTGTAACAAGTAAATCAATATATATTAGTCATTTTagattgaatatatattaatattttggtttaagaaaaaaattaaaactataaaaaaataattattaaaattatataataataataataataataataacacatAGAGAGAAAAAagtcctaccaaaaaaaaaacatagagaAAAAAAGACACCAAGAACTTTATAGACTAATAAGAAACATATTCTTATGAGAATCGAACTCACACTCTCATAAATAGCTCCATTATTCCTTTACCATTGAGTCTAGCAATacatttttgttatatatccaattttacatatttttaacAATTGCAATTTTAATAAGGCGACCTCCCTCTAGAACCGGCCCTGGTTGCAACCaaaactttataaaaaaaaatgatcttAACTGATACTAATAAAATTATCTATATTGCACTCATCATGAGTAGTCTAGATAAATAACATGAGGTTGTTGGATTTTAACTCATAACCTCTTAAATTATGCATCTTAGACCCTCTCATgtatttaaaaatattgaatCTATATAAACTAATATTAGCGATTAACGGTCTACAAAGAGGCAGAACCACTGCTACTTTAAGGTGGAGTCGTTGACTAATAGGACCTGGACTGGCTCCACTCCTAAAAGCACAATATGCCCAAACATGGATCGGATCCTTGCTTAGAGATCCGACTTCGCCGAACAAATTTTTGTATCATCCTCCCTTTCTTATAAAAGGTTGGTGCTTTTCCCTTGGGTTGAGAACCGAAAGGCTCCTCTGCCTAGAAATTCAAATCCTTTGACATTGAAAGGTGCATATTAGGCCTAGCAAATTCGGAAGTTGAGGTGTATAAGCATTTGAACCAAACTTCTTTAAAACTTTGTAGAGTCCGTATTTTCCTGATTGAAAATTGTTGTTGGCTGCGTGGACCGTGGAACGGGTCTAATGGACCTGACCAATTAAAATGAGAAGCATATCAACTCATTTGAGATAAAATTGACGTAAAGAAAACAtacaaatatcatatatataaggtttaaagcactttttggcccctgacctatccaaagtttgtgcatttggcccctgacctattatttggtcatatttggcccctaacctatcaaatcagataaaatccaacccatattgaataaaaaattaactctgttggaaaattaacgacagtaaccaatacaaaaatgacacatgacacataaataaaattaattttcactctatcggaacactagaaaaagtttttaggattttttactgtgTAAAATAGTTACTGTTGCCATCTCCagttgaaatttaatttaatttatatgtcatgtgtcgtttttgtattggtgtctgctgttaattttccaataaagttaattttccattcaatataggttgaattttatctaatttgatagatcaggggccaaatatgaccaaataataggtcaggggccaaatgcacaaattttggatagatcaggggtcaaaaagtgctttaagcctatATATAAAGATACTCTTTATTAATTGATATATTTATGAGAATATTCTTTGTATGTTTTTTCATAGAAAAATATAACTTGTTAAATGAATGTGACCCGTCAAAGAGTTTTATACCTTAAAGAGCATGATATAAAAGGTCCAAAAACTatgattttaaaaattaaaaaaatatgtttttcatAGGAAATGTAAATCTAAATAACCATAATACTTGtattttttccattttgagaTCATAGGTTATTTACTTTTCTAAGAGATTTTTTTATACTACTAAGAACAAAGTTTAGTAACTTTTATATTGATTTTTAAAAGTTCAACCgtataaaaaaatcaaagttGGGATCATCCATGAGTATAatttacttgttttttttttttaattacaaagaGTAGCCTAGAAcacaaaacaaataaacaaaagaaaacaacCAAAAACAACTAACCTAGGAAAGTTAACATTAGCCTATCAATATCAGTCTCAATAATACTGGAAGCTTAATGTTGCACGTAAATTGACACAGAAACAAAAACGACCACTATAAAATAGTAATAGAAATGGATACGAAACACGGAAAGGCTAGTGACGAAGAGTTTGCCAGCAACATGTCTCAAATAATAGAATAGAATAATAGAAACATGGGCTAAAAATCTAATATAAGCTGTCCACAGGCCCTCACAGAAAGAAAAGATCCTCTCTTATTTTTCCCCTTGAAAATCAAGGAAGGATTCTTTTCAGATTTGAAAAGGAAATAGGAAGTATAAGTAGAACGAAAGACATCAAGAAAGAGACTCGAATGCTGCTGAATAAACAAAAGTATTGGCAGAGAAGAAACTGCTGCAATAAGAATGGTAAACAGAAGAGGACTATCtgtgaaaataatgaaaatggtTACAACAAAAGCAACCATCATTGCCACAATTGATACGAAAAGTGTGACAAGTCCGATAGTTAATTTGTTAGGCAATGACGAAACGAAATCATTGATTGTATATCGAGCAGTTAGAATCGATAGGAAATCGAGCAGTGAAGTTGCTGATGAAATTAATGAGATAGAATCAGCTATAGCAAAAACTTTGAAGAGTATTTCACTCAAAAAATTAGGATAACCATCGTCTGCATTGCCTCCCGGTACAGTAATAGCAGCTGCAAATGCTATAGTTGTGATAAGTGCTGCAACAATCATGCATGAATTAGCAGTATCTCTCATCCATTTCTCCCCTTTTTCCATTAGATCTTTATGTTCTTTCACGAATAATTCTTGAGGAGTATACTCTTCACTCAAATTATTGTTTTGGTTCAGTTCATGTTGCTCCATTAATTTCTTCATTTCctacattattatttattttacaagTATTAGAACCAAAACAATGCCAAAGTGGAGCAATTTTTAATCTAAGCACTGGCAGAGTCGGTATTTGACTGCTTTTCaatgaaccaattgaactaagaGTTTAGGGCAGAGTCAGTCTTTGACTGCTTTTCaatgaaccaattgaactaagaGTTTAGGGCAGAGTCGTCTTTGACTGCTTTTTaatgaaccaattgaactaagaGTTTAgactgatagttaaaggtccaatttatattaatatctgacatgCTTTCAgtgcaaaaaataaaaagataaaaatttgCCCTGCCCTGCCCTGTCCAAAACAATATCATTTTTGCCTCAGATAGggacaaaaagaaaaaagatgtACAATAAGCACCATGTAGATGAAGATGAAGGCTTGATGAAGATGAAAGGGTTGACACGGAAAAGTTCTATAGTGGACCTGATGAAATGCACccaaataataatagaaaagaGGTGCATAAAACTTTATTTGAAACAATTGTACAATTATCAAATTTTCAATAATGAAATCCAATGTACCaagattataatataattttgcATGGGCAAACAAAACCTATAAGGGGTGGGTCTTGATGGGCAAACAAAACTTTAATATTCCTGTGTCCCCCTGCCTTGTCTCTAGATCTAGGTAAGTCTCTTTTCATAGGTTCTATTAGTTGGCCCGAAGTTACTTCATGTAGCATTATATCTAAACTTAATGTTGCTCCAAATTGAAAATgttaatgataaaattttaccatttctCATGTGGGAAGTATATAACATGTTAGGGACAATATTCGAGTTTATCTATAGATATAACATAAACTACTAACACTAAGAGAATGATACCTTAAACAACAGTAACACCCTTAGGAGGTTGGAATGACGTGGAGTATAGTCTTCTTTAGATTCTTTAATTTGGTTCAACTCATGTTGCTCCATCACCATCTTCATTTCCTCAAACAATATTTGAAGTTGGATAGTAGTTGGAAGATACTCTTCTGGTACTTTATGTAGCTCCATCACCATCTTCAAGTTCTAAAATATTTTCACTATAACATTAAATAACCTACAAATTCATACCATTATATACCGTGATTTTCACCTGGTTGGATCAAATGAAGTTGGTTTACCACAGTTAAATCTagattaattagaatcttataaTTGAGATTAAAATCATCTATATTCGTGAAGAGTGAAATGATATAATATCACCTGAAATAAGGGAATAATGGGACCACTTTCCTTCATTACCTCCTCCATTTCCTAAGGATTAAATTAATGCTGCagctattaataataataataataatgtgaaAAGAgtgaataataaaatatttgtcaCCTTAAGCAATTGTAGCATTTTCTGGAGCTGGAGATAACTTGCAGTGCGTTTTTTTCGGTTGACCTGATGTGGCTCCATTACCTTCTTCACttcctaaaaattaaatttttcttGCAAGAATTAACAACAAGAAAGACCATCTCCTAAATATACTATATACCTCAATTTGGTCCAAAGAACCAATTTGCCTCCTAAGATACCTCTTTAGTCTTTGAATTTACTTAAGAGTCTGCTTGGATGGTGGTTTTTGGAGGTTAAATAATGGAGGGTTAAAGATCAAACTTTGTTTGAGAAGATAAAGTTATTAACAGGAGAGAGATTTCAAACGTTAATTGGAAGTTTAAAAAACCCCATTTTAAGTCCCaccaaattgatgaaatttggAGATTAAGTATTTTCATCTTCCTTCATCTCACCTCCCCCTTCATTATATAATATTCTATAACCTTTCATCTAAAGTCATCTATTGACGcactaaacttgtttaaaacttACCCAAAATCTCCTCTTATGCTCACACATAGAAATAGGGTGTTAATAATGTGAGAAAAAGTTCAAGAGCTAATGTGACATCCTTAAAGTCCAGATAGTATGATCCAATATCATATAAATGTTGTCTTCTTTGACCTAAATCCAAGACTTCGAGCAGCACGACTTTAAAACTTCTCTACATACATTAGAAATCCACCTTATTATAAGTCTCAACCGCTCTCCATTTTCGACATGAGATTCAATTCATTCATGCCTTATTATCATCACTTAGGGCCTTCCTTGCTCATGCCTCTATCCTAGTACCACTCACTCCGGACAGAGATGTTACATTCAGGGTCAACGGAATTTTTGAGCCGAGTTAAAGGGCTCTAATGTATTCaacctctatatatatatatatgggaacTGTGAGAAAATATCACCTCAAACCACAGAAGTTCTCTCTGCAGTTGAAGAGCAGCTCCGGGGACAATGTTAAGTCGATTAGGTGGAGCTAACATTGCAGAAAGATGCAACATATTGTTACCTTCTTCATCTCTGAATGAAGTCACAACTGTTTTAACTGAACCTATATGTATCAATTTGAAGATATCCACGTGGCGGTTCAAAATAGCATGGTGAAAAATGGTATAACCATTATCATCAATACTGAATAGGACATCAGGATATGAAGCAATTAGTATTGATAAGAACTCAAAATTGCCCTGTTTTGCTGCTTCTAATATTGGATTTTGATCTGCAGAACCAATCAACTTTCTAACTCTTTTTCTATCTGATGCTATTTTCTCCCACAATAGTTGCACTAGCTCCACTCCGTTTTTGTACATAAAACTTTTATCCACCTCATGCTTCCAGGAAACTAAGATTTACATAATCAAAATATTCATAGTTAGAAAAATTCTAATTACATATTTCGATAAAATCATTAAGCTTCAAATTTGTTTTCAATGAAACCATCGGTAAAAACTTACCTAAATGTTGACGTAACACAAAAGACAATTGACTATATGCCAATTAATAACATTTAGGTAATTTCCGATTCCGATTACTAACATGTGTGCATGACTGCCACATCAGCTAACAACATTTAGGTAATTTCCGCCTCAATACAAAAGAACTACTTACTTGAAAACTAGTGAAATCACCTGAAAAACAGATGAAATCATAGTTCTAACTTCAACATATCATATAGTTAATTGTGTGTCAGGACAAAGTTTTAGTGAATTTTGTAGACggaaatgattttattgaaatcaaatgtgaagtacaatgattttattgaaagaaaTGATGTACAATGACCTTTATGAAATATACCCTAACCTTGAGTGACCATATATGCATTTTATCTGAGTATAATTAGAATTAACACATACTATTTCTAATAGGGTTTGGCATTATATCAAAAAATTCTACTGCGGACCTCGACCAATTATGTTCCTTCCATTCATATGATTCCACGTCATCCTAACTGCTAATGTGGCATCATCTGAATGGGTGGAAGGACCATAACTGGTTGCTGTCCAAAGtagaaagagaaaagagaacTAACATGGATGAATGTATCTGTCCAGAAATCCAGGAGGATTTAGAGGCTTTAGTGCCAATACTTTCAGTGCTTCCTCTTCCATATCTTTAGGAGCTTTACCATTACTTAAAACCGCTTTTGCCATTTCAAACGCAACATCTACAATTCAAAGCATAAACTATTATCAGTAGCACATAAAAGCACATAAATAAATTGAATAGaagtttagtttagtttagcttACCATATATGCCGGACTTAATTAAACTGACAAGCAAAGTTTTGCGATATCTTCCTCGACGAGTAGGCAGTTGAAGATGATGTTTTGTAGCTTCATATAAGTACCTCACCATTTCCTTATTCCCCTTTAAAGCTGCCATATCAATTGGTAAAAAATCTCCATCACCTCTCGCCATAGCGAGGTCCCCAAGTTTGTTGGTTTTCATTGATATAGCTTTTGCAATTTTAACATTTCCTGATATAGCTGCGCAATGAAAAGCTGTATTCCCTAATACATTTTCATCGTTTGTTCTGGTTTGGATTCTGATCTCATCTTCATTCATTTTATTAACTAGATTTTCCACAAAATCAGTATGACTTGCTAAAGCTGCAACATGAAGAGCAGTTTCACCTCTTGATGTGATTATAGCTCCATATTTCATTCCTGGTTTCTGATATATGCTTTCTGCTTTTCTCCAGTCGTCACTCAGTGCTGCCTTGTATAATTCCAATCCATTTATCGTTTCTTCTGTGGAAAccaaattgaacaaaaaaaaaaaaaaactgttaacTTCTTTCTAGTAAGATCAAAACCAAGCAACTCAAGTACACTCTCATTTAAAGAAAAACCGTATCAACTACCAAACTGACCGACACAACCAACTGGACCAAAAACTTAACCTGATAGTTAAGGATTAATAATTGAATTCATTATAATTTATGACACATCCCTGAAAACGGATGCTTCTAAGCATGAAGCTTGTACAAACACAATTCCATCTTACCATTTATTGAAATTCCTTTTAATAAATGGGAGTCATAAGGATTTGAACCTTCCACCATTTAG is drawn from Euphorbia lathyris chromosome 9, ddEupLath1.1, whole genome shotgun sequence and contains these coding sequences:
- the LOC136205759 gene encoding uncharacterized protein, producing the protein MKYGAIITSRGETALHVAALASHTDFVENLVNKMNEDEIRIQTRTNDENVLGNTAFHCAAISGNVKIAKAISMKTNKLGDLAMARGDGDFLPIDMAALKGNKEMVRYLYEATKHHLQLPTRRGRYRKTLLVSLIKSGIYDVAFEMAKAVLSNGKAPKDMEEEALKVLALKPLNPPGFLDRYIHPFSWKHEVDKSFMYKNGVELVQLLWEKIASDRKRVRKLIGSADQNPILEAAKQGNFEFLSILIASYPDVLFSIDDNGYTIFHHAILNRHVDIFKLIHIGSVKTVVTSFRDEEGNNMLHLSAMLAPPNRLNIVPGAALQLQRELLWFEEVKKVMEPHQVNRKKRTASYLQLQKMLQLLKEMEEVMKESGPIIPLFQNLKMVMELHKVPEEYLPTTIQLQILFEEMKMVMEQHELNQIKESKEDYTPRHSNLLRVLLLFKEMKKLMEQHELNQNNNLSEEYTPQELFVKEHKDLMEKGEKWMRDTANSCMIVAALITTIAFAAAITVPGGNADDGYPNFLSEILFKVFAIADSISLISSATSLLDFLSILTARYTINDFVSSLPNKLTIGLVTLFVSIVAMMVAFVVTIFIIFTDSPLLFTILIAAVSSLPILLFIQQHSSLFLDVFRSTYTSYFLFKSEKNPSLIFKGKNKRGSFLSVRACGQLILDF